Part of the Streptomyces sp. NBC_01460 genome, CCTTCGGACGGCTATTGACCGGTTTCCCCATGTCGCTTAGCTTACCCCCACTGCATTCCATCTGCCGGAACGGATGTGTTGTTCAATGGAACGAATACGTGGAGGGTGGACCGGGGACCGCAGTCGCCCCTCCCGCCGCACGATCCTGCGGTACGGCAGCGCACTGCTCCCCGCTACGGCCGCACCGGCGCTGCTCACCGGCTGCGGCACCGATCCCGCGGAGGGCGCCGGCAACGTCCTGCGGGTCTCCCAGACGGGTGACCCCAAGACCATGGACCCGCAGAAGCAGGGCGACATGATCTCGATGAACGCCCTGGTCAACATGTTCGACACCCTCACGGCACGGGGCCGGGACAACACCCTGGTCCCCCGCCTCGCCCTGTCCTGGAAGGCGGTCTCGCCCCGCGTCTGGCGCTTCCGCCTGCGGCCCGGCGTCACCTTCCACAACGGTGAGCCCTGCGACGCGGAGGCCGTGCGCTTCAGCATCGAACGCCTCCTCGACCCGGCGACCAAGTCGCCCATCGTCGAGCTGCGTTACGTCGAGGGCGTCACCGTCGTCGACCGGCTCACCGTGGACCTCCACACCACCGTCCACGACCCGATCCTGCCCGACAAGGTGTCCCTCTTCGGTGGAGTCGTGGTCCCCCCGCGCTACATCGGCCGGGTCGGTGACGAGGGTTTCGCCGCCCGTCCCGTCGGCACCGGGCCCTTCACCTTCGCGAGCTGGCAACGCGACCACCGGCTGCGGATGCGCGCCAACGAGAAGCACTGGGAGGGCAGGCCGGCCGTCGACGAACTCGTTTTCACCCCCGCCCCGAACCCGTCCTCCGCGCTCGCCGCCCTCCAGAGCGGCGGTGTCGACCTCGTCGCCGGACTCACCCCCGACGCGGCCCAGCAGCTCGACGGCTACACCGGCGTGAGCCTCGACCACCACACCGGCATCCGCACCTCGTACCTCTCCCTCGACACCCTCACCGAGGGGCCGCTCCGGGACCGCCGGGTGCGCCAGGCGCTCAACCACGCGATCGACGTGCCCCTGCTCATCAAGGCCGTCCTCGGCGGGAAGGGGGCCGAGGTCCCCGCGATGATCCCCCGCGGCGCCTTCGGCTTCGACCCGTCCGTCAAGCCCTTCACCCGCTCCGTCGCCAGGGCCCGCGCCCTGCTCGCCGAGGCCGGGCACCCGGACGGCATCGTCACGACCCTCACCGCGTCGAACGTGGACGCCAACGTGGCGGAGGCGATCGCCGGACTCCTCGACCGCGCCGGAGTGCACGCGAAGGTCGACCTCCTCGACCCCGGCACCTACGCGCAGCGCCTCACCTCGGACAACCACGGTGCGCTGGGCCCGATGTACCTGGCCGCGTCCACGGTCTGGACCCTCGACGGCGAGAGCATGATCCAGTCCAACGTGCGCAGCGACCGGCGGCAGAGCCGCTGGCACGACAAGGAGGCCGACCGGCTCGTCGACCTCGAGGAACTCTCCGTCGACCCGGAGACCCGCCGGCGCGCCTTCTCCGGCCTCCAGCGGCTGATCAGGACGGAGGCGCCCTTCGTGCCCCTCTACCAGATCGACAACATCTACGCCCGCAACAGCAGGCCCCGCTGGACCCCCGGCTTCGCCGGCGTCCTCGACATGGCGAGCGCGGAGGTCTCCCGATGAGCGAGCTCCTGACCCTCCCGGCCCCGGGCGATGAGTCCGAGCGGCCGGTCGCACCGCGCCGCGACGCGCTCCGCGTCCTCCGCATGACCGCGTCCCGTATCGGCACCGCGCTGCTGGTCCTGCTCTGCACGGCCACCGTCGCGTTCTTCCTCGTACGGCTCTCCGGCGACCCGGTCAAGGTCCTCCTGCCGCCGGACGCCACGGCCCAGCAGGAGAGCGTCCTGCGTCACGGCCTCGGACTCGACCGCCCCCTCCTCACCCAGTACCTCGACTACCTGTGGGGCATCCCGCGCCTCGACTTCGGCGACTCGCTCTTCTACAACCAGCCGGTGCGCGCGGTCCTCGCCGACCGCATCCCCGCGACCCTCCTCCTGGCCGCCGGTGCGCTCGTCGTCACCCTCGTCGTCGCCCTCCCGGCCGGGACCGTCGCCGCGATGCGCCGGGGCCGGGCCGCCGACCGCACCGTCATGACCGGTGTGCTGCTCGGCCAGTCCACCCCGCCCTTCTGGATCGGCATCCTGCTCATCCTCGTCTTCGCGGTCGGCCTGCACGCCCTGCCCGCCTCGGGCTACGGGACCTTCGCCAACCTCGTCCTGCCCGCCGTGACCCTCGCCGTGTACTCCGTCGCCGTCGTCGCCCGGCTCCTGCGCTCGTCCCTCATCGACGTACTGGGCGCCGACCACATCCGCACCGCGCGCGCCAAGGGCTTCGGACCCGTCAAGGTCGTCCTCACCCACGGGCTGCGGAACGCCTCCCTGCCCGTCGTCACCGTCGTCGGCCTGGAGGTCGGCAGCCTCCTCGGCGGCGCGATCCTCACCGAGCAGGTCTTCTCCTGGCCGGGCGTCGGACAGCTCACGATCGAGGCCATCTCCAACCGCGACTTCCCCCTCGTCCAGGCCACCGTGCTGCTCTTCGCCGCCACCTTCGTCGTGGTGAACCTGCTCGTGGACCTCTCCTACAGCCTCCTCGACCCGAGGGTGAGGACCTCCCGATGACCACTGCCTCCCGGACCCCGGCTCCCGCGCCCGACCGCGCCGCCCCCGCGCACCGGACCGCCGCCCTGCGGACGCTGCTGCGCAACCGGCTCGCCCTGGCCGCGCTCGCCTTCCTCGCCCTCGTCGTGATCTGCGCGCTCCTCGCCCCGCTCGTCGCGCCCACCGACCCCAACGCGCAGGACCTGCTGGCCCGGCTCCGGCCGCCCGCCTGGCAGGACGGCGGCAGCGGCGCCCACCTCCTCGGCACCGACCAGCTCGGCCGTGACCTGCTCTCCCGCGTCGTCTACGGCACCCGTGTCTCGCTGCTCGTCGGCGCGGGCGCGGCCCTGCTCGCCGGGGTCATCGGCACCGTCATCGGCCTCGCCTCCGGGTACTTCGGCGGCTGGCCCGACCGTGTCCTCATGCGCCTCGCCGACGTCCAGCTCGCCTTCCCCGCGATCCTGCTCGCGCTCGCGATCGTCGGCTTCCTCGGCTCGGGCCTCTGGTACGTCATCCTCGTCCTCGGCGTGACCGGCTGGGTGTCGTACGCCCGCGTCGTACGCTCCGAGGTGCTGTCCCTGCGCTCCCGGGACTTCATCACCGAGGCCCGTGCCATCGGCGTCGGCCACACCGCGATCATGCGCCGCCACCTGCTGCCCAACGTGATGGCCCCGCTCGCCACCATCGGCACCCTCCACATCGCGGCCGCCGTCGTCGCCGAGGCCTCGCTCAGCTACCTGGGCCTCGGCGTCCCCAAGGAGACGGTGACCTGGGGCTCGATGCTCGCCGACGGACAGCTCTACCTCGGCACCTCGTGGTGGGTCGCCGTCTTCCCCGGCATCGCCCTCATGCTCACCTCCCTCGCCGTCAACATCACCGGCGACGCCCTGCGCGACGTCGCGGACCCGAAGGCCTACCGCCGATGACCTCCACCACCTTTGCAGCGCCGGTCCTCGAGATCCACGACCTGCGCGTCGACTTCCGCCTCGCGACCACGACCGTCCACGCGGTCCGGGGTGTCAGCCTCGCCGTGGCGCCGGGGGAGACCCTCGCCGTCGTGGGCGAGTCGGGCAGCGGCAAGTCCGCGACCGCGCTGTCCGCGCTCCGCCTCAACCCGGAACCGCCCTGCGTCTACGCCGGCGGCCACATCCTCCTCGACGGCAA contains:
- a CDS encoding ABC transporter substrate-binding protein, which gives rise to MERIRGGWTGDRSRPSRRTILRYGSALLPATAAPALLTGCGTDPAEGAGNVLRVSQTGDPKTMDPQKQGDMISMNALVNMFDTLTARGRDNTLVPRLALSWKAVSPRVWRFRLRPGVTFHNGEPCDAEAVRFSIERLLDPATKSPIVELRYVEGVTVVDRLTVDLHTTVHDPILPDKVSLFGGVVVPPRYIGRVGDEGFAARPVGTGPFTFASWQRDHRLRMRANEKHWEGRPAVDELVFTPAPNPSSALAALQSGGVDLVAGLTPDAAQQLDGYTGVSLDHHTGIRTSYLSLDTLTEGPLRDRRVRQALNHAIDVPLLIKAVLGGKGAEVPAMIPRGAFGFDPSVKPFTRSVARARALLAEAGHPDGIVTTLTASNVDANVAEAIAGLLDRAGVHAKVDLLDPGTYAQRLTSDNHGALGPMYLAASTVWTLDGESMIQSNVRSDRRQSRWHDKEADRLVDLEELSVDPETRRRAFSGLQRLIRTEAPFVPLYQIDNIYARNSRPRWTPGFAGVLDMASAEVSR
- a CDS encoding ABC transporter permease; this encodes MSELLTLPAPGDESERPVAPRRDALRVLRMTASRIGTALLVLLCTATVAFFLVRLSGDPVKVLLPPDATAQQESVLRHGLGLDRPLLTQYLDYLWGIPRLDFGDSLFYNQPVRAVLADRIPATLLLAAGALVVTLVVALPAGTVAAMRRGRAADRTVMTGVLLGQSTPPFWIGILLILVFAVGLHALPASGYGTFANLVLPAVTLAVYSVAVVARLLRSSLIDVLGADHIRTARAKGFGPVKVVLTHGLRNASLPVVTVVGLEVGSLLGGAILTEQVFSWPGVGQLTIEAISNRDFPLVQATVLLFAATFVVVNLLVDLSYSLLDPRVRTSR
- a CDS encoding ABC transporter permease, yielding MTTASRTPAPAPDRAAPAHRTAALRTLLRNRLALAALAFLALVVICALLAPLVAPTDPNAQDLLARLRPPAWQDGGSGAHLLGTDQLGRDLLSRVVYGTRVSLLVGAGAALLAGVIGTVIGLASGYFGGWPDRVLMRLADVQLAFPAILLALAIVGFLGSGLWYVILVLGVTGWVSYARVVRSEVLSLRSRDFITEARAIGVGHTAIMRRHLLPNVMAPLATIGTLHIAAAVVAEASLSYLGLGVPKETVTWGSMLADGQLYLGTSWWVAVFPGIALMLTSLAVNITGDALRDVADPKAYRR